The Coriobacteriia bacterium genomic interval CGGCTTCTGGTACGAACTCGAGGCCCCTCGCAAGGCCTCGCAGAAGGCGTTCCTTACGACTCGTGTAGGCGACCTCGGCCTGCTCTTCGCGCTTGTGGTCATCTATAACGCGATCGGGACGTGGGAGTTGACCGACGTGTTCGCCTCGGTCGAAACCTGGGGCCCGGGCGTCGCGACCGCCGCAGCCATCGGCCTCGTCATCGGGGCCATGGGTAAGTCGGCGCAGGTGCCACTGCACGTGTGGCTGCCTGATGCCATGGCGGGCCCCACGCCCGCATCCGCGTTGATCCACGCCGCGACGATGGTCGCCGCCGGCGTCTACCTGCTCACCCGGATGCTGCCGGTGCTCGAGGCGGCTCCGGCCGTGCTGTCCGCGGTACTCGTGATCGGAGCAGTGACCGGAATCGTCGGCGGGTTGTTGGCGGCGGTCCAACACGACGTGAAGAAGGTTCTCGCGTACTCAACGATCTCGCAGCTAGGGCTCATGTTCATGGCGATCGGCAGCGCGAGTGTCGTTGCAACGATGTTCCACCTCGTGACGCACGCGTTCTTCAAGTCGCTGCTGTTCCTCGGGGCAGGCGTGATCATTCACTCCGCCAAGACGCAGGACATGCGTGAGATGGGCGGACTGCGCAAGCACATGCCGATCACGTGGGCGACGTTCCTCGTGGGCTCACTTGCCTTGGCCGGGGTCATCCCGTTCTCGGGATTCTTCAGCAAAGACGAGATCATCGCGTCGCTGCTTCACGAGCACCTTGTCTGGGCGGTCGTCGCGGTCCTCACGGTATCGCTGCTCACCGCGTTCTACATGACCCGCCTGTACTTCCGCGTCTTCGAGGGCCCCGAGCAGATCGAGCATCTGCACGACGGTCACAAGACGATGCTGTTCCCGATGGTGCTGCTTGCCCTCATCACGTGCGTGGTCGGCTTCGGGAGCATTCAGTTCGCCGCATTCCTCGGCGAGGAGATCGAGTGGCCATCCATCGAGTTGATCCTCATGTCCAGCGGCGTTGCCGCCGCGGGAATCTCGAGCGCGTGGTGGGTCTACGGTCGACGTTCGACGGTGGTCAACACGCGCGTATACAAGGAGCGCATGGGCCGTGTCTATTCGGCGCTCAGCCTCAAGCTCTACTTCGACATCGCGTACGACGCGATCTTCATCAAGCCGTTCATGCGCCTCGGTGACCTGCTCTGGGGCATCGATCGCTCGGCGATCGACGGCGTCGTCAACGGCGCCGCCGCAGCGTGGGTTCGACTCGCCGAGGGGTCCTGGGGCTTCGACCGAGTCGCCATCGATGGCATCGTCAACGGACTCGCGTCGTTCTCGCGCAACACAGGTTCCGCTCTCCGCTCGATTCAGACCGGGCGTCTGCAAACCTATCAGCGACTCATCCTCGCAGCTGTCGTGCTGTTCATGCTGTATCTCGTGTTGAAAGGGGCCTGACGCGTGCTGACCCTCATCGTGTTCCTGCCGCTCGTCGGCGCCATCCTGTGTGCGGTGGTGCCCAAGAGCCAGCCGACGTGGCCCCGCTGGATAGCCGGGATCATCGCCGCGGTGGACCTCGCGCTTGTCGGCTGGGTCATCACGCAGTTCTCGCGTGACGGCGGTCTGCAGTTCGTCGAGAAGTTCGCATGGGTGCCGATGGCCAACATCAACTACCACCTCGCACTCGACGGACTGTCGCTGCCGATGCTGTTCCTGTCGGCGCTGCTCACCCTGCTCGCGGTGATCGCGAGCTGGAAGCTCGAGAACAAGCCGGCGTTCTACTTCGCCATGCTGATGCTGTTGCAGGTGGGCATGAACGGTGTCTTTCTCGCGATGGACTTCATCTTGTTCTACGTGTTCTGGGAGCTCGTGCTCGTGCCGATGTACTTCCTCATCGCGCAGTGGGGCGGCGAGCGTCGTCAGTACGCGGCGATGAAGTTCTTCCTCTACACGCTGCTCGGCTCGGTGTTCATGCTGGTGGGGATCATCGCCCTGTACCTCAAGACGAACTCGTTCGACATCGTCTGGCTGCAGGCCAACGCCCCGGCGCTCGTACCGGCGGGTCTGCAGTGGTGGTTGTTCCTGGCGTTCTTCCTCGGCTTCGCGGTCAAGGTGCCGATGTGGCCGTTGCACACCTGGCTTCCCGATGCTCACGTCGAGGCGCCGACCGCGGCGTCGGTGCTGCTCGCCGGCGTGCTGCTGAAGATGGGAACCTACGGCTTCATGCGCGTCTCGCTGCCGATCCTGCCGCAGGCCTACCTGCAGTGGCGCGGCGCGATTGGGATCCTCGCTGCGATCGCTATCGTGTACGGCGCCGCGGTCGCGTTCGCGCAGACCGACCTCAAGAAACTGGTGGCGTACT includes:
- the nuoL gene encoding NADH-quinone oxidoreductase subunit L, whose translation is MNWLIAIPALPALAFLALVALPRELRNKMLWLPVAGIVGSTVLSLAAFAEVWPGGEESLSAVWNYSWVLAEVGGRPFELGVQLDSIAAILLVVVTVVASCVQVYSLGYMHNDARRGWYFAVLSLFTAAMLALVLADNLLLLFATWEIMGLCSYLLIGFWYELEAPRKASQKAFLTTRVGDLGLLFALVVIYNAIGTWELTDVFASVETWGPGVATAAAIGLVIGAMGKSAQVPLHVWLPDAMAGPTPASALIHAATMVAAGVYLLTRMLPVLEAAPAVLSAVLVIGAVTGIVGGLLAAVQHDVKKVLAYSTISQLGLMFMAIGSASVVATMFHLVTHAFFKSLLFLGAGVIIHSAKTQDMREMGGLRKHMPITWATFLVGSLALAGVIPFSGFFSKDEIIASLLHEHLVWAVVAVLTVSLLTAFYMTRLYFRVFEGPEQIEHLHDGHKTMLFPMVLLALITCVVGFGSIQFAAFLGEEIEWPSIELILMSSGVAAAGISSAWWVYGRRSTVVNTRVYKERMGRVYSALSLKLYFDIAYDAIFIKPFMRLGDLLWGIDRSAIDGVVNGAAAAWVRLAEGSWGFDRVAIDGIVNGLASFSRNTGSALRSIQTGRLQTYQRLILAAVVLFMLYLVLKGA
- a CDS encoding NADH-quinone oxidoreductase subunit M, with product MLTLIVFLPLVGAILCAVVPKSQPTWPRWIAGIIAAVDLALVGWVITQFSRDGGLQFVEKFAWVPMANINYHLALDGLSLPMLFLSALLTLLAVIASWKLENKPAFYFAMLMLLQVGMNGVFLAMDFILFYVFWELVLVPMYFLIAQWGGERRQYAAMKFFLYTLLGSVFMLVGIIALYLKTNSFDIVWLQANAPALVPAGLQWWLFLAFFLGFAVKVPMWPLHTWLPDAHVEAPTAASVLLAGVLLKMGTYGFMRVSLPILPQAYLQWRGAIGILAAIAIVYGAAVAFAQTDLKKLVAYSSVSHMGFAMLGIAAGTAAGLDGAVAVNFSHGLTTGMLFFMVGMVYDRAHTREISKLSGLAGQMPVIAGLMAFASFASMGLPALSGFVGEFLSLLGAWQAWAGTPMQWAVAASSLGVLFGAAYMLWMLQRVVLGQPSYAIADLPDASLRDIVVIAPLVLLTVAVGVNWSLLLGYVDPAVRVLGKAVGI